In the genome of Gordonia rubripertincta, one region contains:
- a CDS encoding GNAT family N-acetyltransferase codes for MLRKNRHRPPQSARSILQQIAQVVHNPDRERFELWVAGDLVGVLGYSTETVDGQTTITVLHTVLYDEYSGHGLATRLTRTVIHFARERNARLRPVCSFTKNYLDRHPGIVPLAPV; via the coding sequence TTGCTACGCAAGAACCGGCATCGGCCGCCGCAGTCGGCTCGATCCATCCTGCAGCAGATTGCTCAGGTGGTGCACAACCCAGACCGTGAGAGGTTCGAACTCTGGGTCGCGGGGGATCTCGTCGGGGTGCTCGGCTATTCGACCGAGACCGTCGACGGTCAGACCACCATCACCGTCCTGCACACCGTGCTCTACGACGAATACAGCGGTCATGGCCTCGCCACCCGCCTGACCCGGACGGTCATCCACTTCGCCCGGGAGCGCAACGCGAGGCTCCGGCCGGTGTGCTCGTTCACCAAGAACTATCTCGACCGTCACCCGGGGATCGTGCCACTCGCTCCCGTGTGA